In Schlegelella aquatica, one DNA window encodes the following:
- a CDS encoding ZIP family metal transporter, whose protein sequence is MTLTYIVLATFLGGALSVLIAASLTLAVLSRLVKHLVSLSAGVLLGTALLHVLPEAFEEGGVDAHTLFLTLLGGLMFFFLLEKAELYRHGHHHEEDGHHHHHGFDHEQAGRGGWSVLVGDSIHNFCDGLIIAAAFLTDVSLGVVTSLAVIAHEIPQEVGDYIVLLNAGFSRARALLYNALSGLASVVGGVLGYLLVGKFEEFFPYLLVVASSSFIYVAVADLIPQLQRRLSLKETFAQLFWLGIGLMVVIGVMGPFHDH, encoded by the coding sequence ATGACCCTGACTTACATCGTTCTGGCAACGTTTCTCGGGGGTGCGCTGTCGGTGCTGATCGCGGCCAGCCTGACCTTGGCCGTTCTCAGTCGCCTCGTCAAGCACCTGGTGAGTCTGTCGGCGGGCGTGTTGCTGGGCACCGCGCTGCTCCATGTGCTGCCCGAGGCCTTCGAGGAAGGCGGTGTGGATGCGCACACGCTCTTCCTCACCTTGCTGGGCGGACTGATGTTCTTCTTCCTGCTCGAAAAGGCGGAGCTCTACCGGCACGGGCACCACCACGAGGAAGACGGACATCACCATCACCACGGCTTCGACCACGAACAAGCCGGCCGGGGCGGCTGGTCGGTGCTCGTGGGTGACAGCATCCACAACTTCTGCGACGGCCTCATCATCGCCGCGGCCTTCCTGACCGACGTGTCGCTCGGCGTGGTGACCTCGCTGGCCGTCATCGCCCACGAGATCCCGCAGGAGGTGGGCGACTACATCGTGCTGCTCAACGCGGGGTTCTCACGCGCCAGGGCGCTGCTCTACAACGCCCTGTCGGGCCTGGCTTCCGTCGTCGGAGGCGTGCTGGGCTACTTGCTGGTGGGCAAGTTCGAGGAGTTCTTTCCCTACCTGCTGGTCGTCGCCTCGTCGAGCTTCATCTACGTCGCCGTGGCCGACCTCATCCCGCAGCTGCAGCGGCGGCTCTCGCTGAAGGAAACCTTCGCGCAGCTCTTCTGGCTGGGCATCGGGCTCATGGTGGTCATCGGCGTGATGGGGCCGTTTCACGACCACTGA
- a CDS encoding universal stress protein, which produces MYKRILVPTDGSDITQRAVQSAISLAKLTGAQIFTISVKDPYPYSAISEIQPTLPQEFLDAQERVATRNVSAVKEACAAAGVECTAHTVESVSVWEAIVDHAKKQQCDLIVMASHGRRGVQALLLGSETNRVLTHSPVPVLVVR; this is translated from the coding sequence ATGTACAAGCGCATCCTGGTTCCCACCGATGGCTCCGACATCACGCAGCGCGCGGTGCAGTCGGCCATCTCGCTCGCCAAGCTGACCGGCGCGCAGATCTTCACCATCAGCGTGAAGGACCCCTACCCCTACAGTGCGATTTCGGAGATCCAGCCCACGCTGCCGCAGGAGTTCCTGGACGCGCAGGAGCGCGTGGCCACGCGCAACGTCAGCGCCGTGAAGGAGGCGTGCGCCGCCGCCGGGGTCGAATGCACGGCGCACACCGTCGAGTCGGTGAGCGTGTGGGAAGCGATCGTGGACCACGCCAAGAAGCAGCAGTGCGACCTCATCGTGATGGCCTCGCATGGCCGGCGCGGCGTGCAGGCCCTGCTCCTGGGCAGCGAGACCAACCGGGTGCTCACGCACAGCCCGGTGCCGGTGCTCGTGGTCCGCTGA
- a CDS encoding sulfurtransferase, whose amino-acid sequence MRTQSMQPYTTLIQAAELRRLLEHGGTPIVILDASFDLADPTAGRRAYEEGHLPGARYVHLDEDLSGTKTGRNGRHPLPSREDFARRAARLGITPATQVVVYDRQGASFCARAWWMLKWLGHDAVAVLDGGVQAWLEAGGTLAREAPMPVADEALDPPPYPLRDPRLPWIDVEGLEAALAAGGTQVVDARAPERYRGDVEPLDPVAGHIPGAVNRFFRDNLAEDGRFRTPEELRAAFQTLLGDRAPADVVHQCGSGVTACHNVLAMEVAGLAGSRLYPGSWSEWCADPRRPVAVG is encoded by the coding sequence ATGAGGACCCAATCCATGCAGCCCTACACGACCCTGATCCAGGCCGCCGAACTTCGGCGCCTGCTCGAGCACGGTGGGACGCCCATCGTGATCCTGGACGCGAGCTTCGACCTCGCCGACCCGACGGCCGGCCGTCGTGCCTACGAGGAGGGCCACCTGCCGGGCGCACGCTACGTCCACCTCGATGAGGACCTCTCGGGCACCAAGACCGGCCGCAACGGACGACACCCCCTGCCCTCCCGAGAAGACTTCGCGCGCCGCGCGGCCCGCCTGGGCATCACGCCGGCCACGCAGGTCGTCGTCTACGACCGCCAGGGGGCGAGCTTCTGCGCGCGTGCCTGGTGGATGCTGAAATGGCTCGGCCACGACGCCGTGGCGGTGCTCGACGGCGGCGTCCAAGCCTGGTTGGAAGCAGGCGGCACGCTGGCGCGCGAGGCGCCGATGCCGGTCGCAGACGAAGCCCTCGACCCGCCCCCCTACCCCTTGCGCGACCCACGACTGCCATGGATCGACGTGGAGGGCCTGGAAGCCGCGCTGGCCGCCGGTGGCACGCAAGTCGTCGATGCCCGGGCTCCGGAGCGTTACCGGGGCGACGTCGAGCCGCTGGACCCCGTGGCGGGGCACATCCCCGGCGCGGTCAACCGCTTCTTCCGGGACAACCTCGCAGAGGACGGGCGCTTTCGGACGCCCGAGGAGCTGCGCGCCGCGTTCCAGACGCTGCTCGGCGACCGCGCGCCGGCGGACGTGGTGCACCAGTGCGGCTCGGGCGTCACCGCCTGCCACAACGTGCTGGCGATGGAGGTGGCGGGCCTCGCGGGCTCGCGCCTGTATCCCGGCTCGTGGAGCGAATGGTGCGCCGATCCGCGGCGCCCCGTGGCCGTGGGCTGA
- a CDS encoding adenylate/guanylate cyclase domain-containing protein: MSPPPPVPTVTDAAVTTQRRSLSRTLPIVVLLFTVVPLLVAGLLSLADSAQRLRRDQAERTRQTVELLAARVDQLAKSAQRTAASIAVSPPVAALPADEQAVSRLREELTVVLASHPELDHATVVDAAGRVVAQALRGGAPAPTAAPSPGAAADAPPGPLGGPTASAGEAGRGWRLRPALSGMDLVYPAVGGSSVIVGLPADALHESMRPAASQVEARLLDRAGEPIARTGPEQAVDEQDAVVAEAPVAETGWTVRLAEPLTGYRAALREEFLRFGALALAVSVLSAWAAWRFARGLAADVRQVARAARAILRGHYLNAHVQLQRDDELGVLADSFNHMSRELETRERERDVFGRLVSPEVRDQLLQGELMLGGHEVEVTVLLSDIRGFTQLCERMQPRDVVLTLNEYLTRMTDAVQRYGGYINNFMGDAMVVVFGAPKPDPHRVERALYAAVAMQRALADFNAERVAYGAPRLRMGIGLASGTALAGQIGSPERCIYTVIGDTVNIAARLEGLSKEHPRMIAFVNEATRALLPAPLAQLLVPMGEQQLKGRGQGVAVYALPVEADLPPAGAHLLREDTALEPV; this comes from the coding sequence CCACCCGTTCCCACCGTGACCGACGCCGCGGTCACCACGCAGCGGCGCTCGCTCAGCCGCACCTTGCCGATCGTGGTGCTGCTGTTCACGGTGGTGCCTTTGCTCGTCGCAGGGCTGCTGTCGCTGGCCGACAGCGCCCAGCGGCTGCGCCGCGACCAGGCCGAGCGCACGCGCCAGACGGTGGAACTGCTGGCCGCGCGGGTCGACCAGCTGGCCAAGTCGGCCCAGCGCACCGCGGCGAGCATCGCCGTGTCCCCGCCGGTGGCGGCCCTGCCGGCCGACGAGCAGGCCGTCTCGCGCCTGCGCGAAGAACTCACCGTGGTGCTGGCGAGCCACCCGGAGCTGGACCATGCGACCGTCGTCGACGCCGCGGGGCGCGTCGTCGCCCAGGCGCTGCGAGGCGGCGCCCCTGCCCCCACGGCCGCGCCCTCGCCCGGCGCCGCGGCCGATGCGCCCCCCGGGCCCCTCGGGGGGCCCACGGCGTCTGCGGGCGAGGCAGGCCGCGGTTGGCGGTTGCGGCCTGCGTTGTCCGGCATGGATCTGGTCTACCCGGCCGTCGGCGGCTCGTCGGTCATCGTGGGGCTGCCCGCCGATGCGCTGCACGAGAGCATGCGGCCGGCCGCGTCGCAGGTGGAGGCGCGGCTGCTCGACCGCGCCGGGGAGCCCATCGCCCGCACCGGCCCGGAGCAGGCGGTGGACGAACAGGACGCGGTGGTGGCCGAGGCACCGGTCGCAGAGACGGGCTGGACCGTGCGGCTCGCCGAACCGCTCACGGGGTACCGCGCAGCGTTGCGTGAGGAGTTCCTGCGGTTCGGGGCCTTGGCGCTCGCCGTCTCGGTGCTCAGTGCCTGGGCGGCGTGGCGCTTCGCGCGCGGGCTGGCCGCCGACGTGCGCCAGGTGGCTCGCGCAGCCCGGGCGATCCTGCGAGGCCATTACCTCAATGCCCACGTCCAACTGCAGCGCGACGATGAACTGGGGGTGCTGGCCGACTCCTTTAACCACATGAGCCGCGAACTCGAAACGCGCGAACGCGAGCGCGACGTGTTCGGCCGGCTGGTGTCGCCCGAAGTGCGGGACCAGCTGCTGCAAGGCGAGTTGATGCTGGGCGGCCACGAGGTGGAAGTGACTGTGTTGCTCAGCGACATCCGCGGCTTCACGCAGCTGTGCGAGCGGATGCAGCCGCGCGACGTGGTGCTGACCCTCAACGAGTACTTGACCCGCATGACCGACGCGGTGCAGCGCTACGGCGGCTACATCAACAACTTCATGGGAGATGCGATGGTGGTGGTCTTCGGGGCACCCAAGCCGGACCCGCACCGGGTCGAGCGGGCGCTCTACGCGGCGGTCGCCATGCAGCGCGCGCTCGCGGACTTCAACGCCGAGCGCGTGGCCTACGGCGCGCCGCGCTTGCGCATGGGCATCGGCCTGGCTAGCGGCACCGCGCTCGCCGGGCAGATCGGCTCGCCCGAACGCTGCATCTACACCGTCATCGGCGACACGGTGAACATCGCCGCCCGGCTGGAGGGCTTGTCCAAGGAGCACCCGCGCATGATCGCCTTCGTCAACGAGGCCACCCGGGCCCTGCTGCCCGCCCCGTTGGCGCAGCTCTTGGTGCCGATGGGCGAGCAGCAGCTCAAGGGCCGGGGCCAGGGCGTGGCGGTGTACGCACTGCCCGTGGAGGCCGACCTGCCGCCCGCAGGCGCGCACCTGCTGCGCGAGGACACCGCTCTGGAGCCGGTCTGA
- a CDS encoding DMT family transporter: MAPSLMMVVASLLFATMGVCVKYASAHYSAAEIVFYRGLVGATIIGVLVLRRGGTLRTQVPAMHFWRSISGVAALCMWFYAIGNLPLATAMTLNYMSSVWMALFLLGGAILLGGARIDTRLVATVLTGFAGVALILRPTIEQDQLWHGLIGLLSGMLSATAYLQVTALGRAGEPEYRVVFYFSLGGMCAGFLLALGTGLHAHTGQGLALLLAVGLLATVAQLLMTRAYAKGRTLVNASLQYLGIVFAFLYGVVLFDDPVTWMALAGMALIVAAGMAATFLRSRAAPATADGANPT, from the coding sequence ATGGCGCCTTCGCTGATGATGGTAGTTGCGTCGCTGCTCTTCGCGACGATGGGGGTATGCGTCAAGTACGCGTCGGCGCACTATTCGGCCGCCGAGATCGTGTTCTACCGCGGCTTGGTCGGCGCGACGATCATCGGCGTGCTGGTGCTGCGCCGGGGCGGCACGCTGCGCACGCAGGTGCCGGCGATGCACTTCTGGCGCAGCATCTCGGGCGTCGCGGCGCTGTGCATGTGGTTCTATGCGATCGGCAACCTGCCTCTGGCCACGGCGATGACCCTCAACTACATGTCGTCGGTGTGGATGGCGCTGTTCCTGCTCGGCGGAGCCATCCTGCTGGGCGGCGCGCGGATCGACACCCGGCTCGTGGCCACCGTGCTCACCGGCTTCGCCGGCGTGGCGCTCATCCTGCGTCCGACGATCGAGCAGGACCAGCTGTGGCATGGGCTCATCGGCCTGCTCTCCGGCATGCTGAGCGCGACCGCCTACCTGCAGGTGACGGCGCTCGGGCGCGCGGGCGAGCCCGAGTACCGCGTGGTGTTCTACTTCTCGCTCGGCGGAATGTGCGCAGGCTTTCTGCTCGCCCTGGGCACGGGCCTGCATGCCCACACCGGGCAAGGCCTCGCGCTGCTGCTCGCGGTGGGGCTGCTGGCCACGGTGGCCCAGCTGCTGATGACCCGGGCCTACGCCAAAGGCCGTACGCTGGTCAACGCGAGCCTGCAGTACCTGGGCATCGTCTTCGCCTTCCTCTACGGCGTCGTGCTGTTCGACGACCCGGTCACGTGGATGGCCCTGGCCGGCATGGCGCTCATCGTGGCGGCCGGCATGGCGGCCACCTTCTTGCGCTCGCGCGCGGCGCCCGCCACGGCCGACGGCGCCAACCCCACATGA
- a CDS encoding dienelactone hydrolase family protein, protein MNKDALKDMESDMQSLLPGRDYSRRGFVKTALGSGFAAAVLPVAAQAIKTDAQGLEAGEVTIPVGDFKMPAYRAKPAGEGTYPVILVVSEIFGVHEYIADITRRFAKLGYLAIAPELFVRQGDPQSYGEIAKLQAEVISKVPDAQVMGDLDATVAWARSNGADASRVGITGFCWGGRITWLYAAHGPVKAGVAWYGRLVGNQTELTPRHPVDVAGRLKAPVLGLYGGQDSGIPLDTVDKMKAALAQGSEAARRSQFHIYPDAPHAFHADYRPSYRKEAAEDGWKRCLAWFKQHGVA, encoded by the coding sequence ATGAACAAAGACGCCTTGAAGGACATGGAAAGTGACATGCAGAGCCTGCTGCCGGGCCGCGACTACTCGCGGCGCGGCTTCGTCAAGACGGCACTGGGCAGTGGCTTTGCCGCGGCCGTGCTGCCCGTCGCTGCCCAGGCCATCAAGACGGACGCGCAGGGGTTGGAGGCGGGCGAAGTGACGATTCCGGTCGGCGACTTCAAGATGCCCGCCTACCGCGCCAAGCCCGCTGGCGAAGGCACCTACCCGGTGATCCTCGTCGTCTCCGAGATCTTCGGCGTGCACGAGTACATCGCGGACATCACGCGGCGCTTCGCCAAGCTCGGCTATCTGGCCATCGCCCCGGAGCTGTTCGTGCGCCAGGGCGATCCGCAGTCGTATGGCGAGATCGCGAAGCTGCAGGCCGAGGTGATCTCCAAGGTGCCCGATGCGCAGGTGATGGGCGACCTCGACGCGACCGTGGCCTGGGCCCGCTCCAACGGCGCAGACGCCAGCCGCGTGGGCATCACCGGGTTCTGCTGGGGCGGCCGCATCACCTGGCTGTATGCCGCGCACGGGCCGGTGAAGGCCGGGGTGGCGTGGTACGGCCGTCTCGTGGGCAATCAGACCGAGCTCACGCCGCGCCACCCGGTGGACGTGGCCGGGCGGCTCAAGGCCCCCGTGCTGGGGTTGTACGGCGGCCAGGACAGCGGCATTCCGCTTGACACGGTTGATAAGATGAAGGCGGCCTTGGCCCAGGGCAGCGAGGCGGCGCGGCGGTCGCAGTTCCACATCTACCCCGACGCGCCGCACGCCTTCCATGCCGACTACCGTCCCTCCTACCGCAAGGAGGCGGCGGAAGACGGCTGGAAGCGGTGTCTCGCGTGGTTCAAGCAGCACGGCGTCGCTTGA
- a CDS encoding Ppx/GppA phosphatase family protein, whose translation MRGPDTALLAREPAPLLAAIDLGSNSFRLEIAQIQRGRYKRLDYLKETVRLGGGLDAQGMLTEDATQRGLACLARFAERLKGLSATHVRAVATQTLREARNRDAFLSRAQAVLGHPIEVISGREEARLIYAGVARLLPPSPGRRLVVDIGGRSTEMILGEGRTPLVAESFQVGSVGLSLRYFADGRLTPEAFRAAQVAAGAELEEALETFAPRHWRHAFGSSGTVGAVSQVLAACGVTDGTVTPEGLRWCIDQCLKAGRVEALDLPGLKDDRRPVIGGGLSLLYTLAIQFGLDALVPARGALRQGVIFDLDERLHAARAGAHVHDMRDESVRQLQERFHADLAQAERVREVALALYDRLEGPAGEARRELEWAAQLHEVGMSVSHHDHHRHSAYLLAHVDAAGFSQSQQRRLAALVLGQRGGLRKVEASLPDETFVLQLVSLRLAVLLCHARQAPELKALTLQREGRKLRLVPEPAWAQRHPRTLYLLQQEREAWERVGALVLEVPLPL comes from the coding sequence ATGCGTGGACCCGACACCGCCCTGCTCGCACGCGAGCCGGCCCCATTGCTGGCGGCCATCGACCTTGGATCGAACAGCTTTCGACTGGAGATCGCCCAGATCCAGCGAGGCCGCTACAAGCGGCTGGACTACCTGAAAGAAACCGTGCGACTGGGTGGCGGCCTGGACGCCCAGGGCATGCTCACCGAGGATGCGACGCAGCGCGGACTCGCCTGTCTCGCCCGCTTCGCGGAGCGCCTCAAGGGCTTGTCCGCCACCCATGTGCGGGCCGTCGCGACGCAGACGCTGCGCGAGGCGCGCAATCGCGACGCCTTCCTCTCGCGCGCCCAAGCCGTCCTCGGCCACCCGATCGAAGTCATCTCCGGGCGCGAAGAGGCCCGTCTCATCTACGCCGGCGTGGCTCGGCTGCTGCCGCCCTCGCCCGGGCGGCGGCTGGTGGTCGACATCGGCGGGCGCTCGACGGAGATGATCCTCGGTGAGGGGCGCACACCGCTGGTGGCCGAGTCGTTCCAGGTGGGCAGCGTGGGCTTGTCGCTGCGGTACTTCGCCGATGGGCGCCTGACGCCCGAAGCCTTTCGCGCGGCGCAGGTGGCCGCGGGCGCCGAGTTGGAGGAAGCGCTGGAGACTTTCGCGCCGCGGCATTGGCGGCACGCCTTCGGCTCCTCGGGCACCGTCGGGGCGGTTTCGCAGGTGCTTGCGGCCTGCGGCGTGACGGACGGGACGGTGACCCCCGAGGGTTTGAGGTGGTGCATCGACCAGTGCCTCAAGGCGGGCCGCGTCGAGGCGCTGGACCTGCCCGGCCTGAAGGATGACCGCCGCCCGGTGATCGGTGGTGGTTTGTCGCTCCTCTACACGCTGGCGATCCAGTTCGGGCTGGATGCCCTCGTGCCGGCCCGCGGTGCGCTGCGTCAGGGCGTGATCTTCGACCTGGACGAGAGGCTGCACGCGGCACGGGCCGGGGCCCATGTGCATGACATGCGTGACGAGTCGGTGCGGCAGTTGCAGGAGCGATTCCATGCGGACCTCGCGCAGGCCGAACGCGTCCGCGAGGTGGCGCTCGCGCTGTACGACCGCCTCGAGGGGCCGGCCGGGGAGGCGCGGCGCGAGCTCGAGTGGGCGGCCCAACTGCACGAGGTGGGCATGAGCGTCTCGCACCATGACCATCACCGCCACAGCGCCTACCTCCTGGCCCACGTGGACGCAGCGGGTTTTTCTCAGTCGCAGCAGCGCCGGCTGGCCGCGCTGGTGCTGGGGCAGCGCGGCGGGCTGCGCAAGGTGGAGGCGTCGCTGCCCGACGAGACCTTCGTCTTGCAGCTGGTGAGCCTGCGCCTGGCGGTGCTGCTGTGCCACGCGCGCCAGGCACCCGAGCTGAAGGCGCTCACCCTTCAGCGCGAGGGCCGCAAGCTGCGACTCGTGCCCGAGCCTGCGTGGGCGCAGCGCCATCCGCGCACGCTCTATCTGCTGCAGCAGGAGCGCGAAGCCTGGGAGCGGGTCGGCGCGCTCGTGCTCGAAGTGCCGCTCCCGCTCTGA
- a CDS encoding SixA phosphatase family protein, with the protein MDLILWRHAEAEMLRPEDVAAGADPYPLDLERALTAKGERQAQRMAEWINRRIAASTRVLVSPARRTRQTAEALGRPYKVVASLAPGATVEDVLQAARWPDASEPVLIVGHQPTLGLVAAHLLAGLDEHWSVKKGAVWWLRHRVRDGLAEVTLQAVQAPDLL; encoded by the coding sequence ATGGACCTGATCTTGTGGCGACATGCCGAGGCCGAGATGCTGCGTCCCGAGGACGTGGCCGCAGGCGCCGACCCGTACCCGCTGGACCTGGAGCGGGCCTTGACGGCCAAGGGCGAGCGCCAGGCACAGCGGATGGCGGAATGGATCAACCGCCGCATCGCCGCCTCGACGCGCGTGCTGGTCAGCCCCGCGCGCCGCACCCGGCAGACGGCGGAGGCGCTGGGCAGGCCCTACAAGGTGGTGGCCTCGCTCGCGCCGGGCGCGACGGTGGAGGACGTCCTGCAGGCGGCCCGCTGGCCGGACGCCTCCGAACCGGTGCTGATCGTCGGTCACCAGCCCACGCTCGGACTGGTGGCGGCCCACCTGCTCGCCGGGTTGGACGAACACTGGTCGGTGAAGAAGGGGGCCGTGTGGTGGTTGCGGCATCGCGTGCGCGACGGCCTCGCCGAGGTCACGCTGCAGGCCGTGCAGGCGCCGGACCTGCTCTAG